A region of the Deltaproteobacteria bacterium genome:
CCGCGGAGCGTTCGACGCGACCCCTCATCGCCCGCCCGCTCCGACGACCGTGCGCCACCGTCCGTCGGGCTCCTGCACCCGCTCTCCCGGCTGCGAGGCCTGCACGTTCAAGCGGTGGAAGATGCGGCGCAAGAGAGGTAGGTCGCGGTCGCCGAGCTCGGGGCCGAGCTGGAGCGCGCGCTTGAGCAGCACGGTCCGGTCGCGGTTCTCTCGCTCCACCAGCTCCTTGGCGCGGGCCAGCGCCGCAGGTTCGGTCGGCGGTGCGAGCAACACGAGCAGGCCGTCGTTTCCCTCTCCGGCCACCTGTTGGCGCTTGAGTTCGTCGAGGTCGTCGCGGTTGAACTCGCGGCTCATCAGGGCGTCGAGCGCCTCTCGCTCGAGGGGGCTCAGCGCCTTGCGCGGCGCTCCGGAGCGCACCGAGGAGGCGAGGACCAGCTCCTCTTCGAGGCGGTCGAAGGTGCCGAGGATCTGGTTTTCGAGCTGGGTCTTCTTGTCGAGGA
Encoded here:
- a CDS encoding DUF1318 domain-containing protein, producing MLSPRACWFLALALLPSSGCAVVKPVVLDKKTQLENQILGTFDRLEEELVLASSVRSGAPRKALSPLEREALDALMSREFNRDDLDELKRQQVAGEGNDGLLVLLAPPTEPAALARAKELVERENRDRTVLLKRALQLGPELGDRDLPLLRRIFHRLNVQASQPGERVQEPDGRWRTVVGAGGR